The Alnus glutinosa chromosome 8, dhAlnGlut1.1, whole genome shotgun sequence DNA segment TAGTTgtacaataaaaatatagtttctatcCTTATATAGCTTTCGTAGAAGAAGTTGCaatgaaaaatgagaaagaataTTCAATTTGTAAAATAGCTTAGTAGAGCCCAATAACATTGGGTTTGGATTTTGTGAAGGATCTCATAGAGTTGAAAATCTTTATGTGAActtacaaaaaagaagaagaaaatattaatGTGAAACTCGGATCATGTCATGTTAGAGCACTACCAACATAAATccgtgtattttttttttaaattaaataatttattggatagctacagtgctaccaaATGTATTGGTTAGTACTGTAGTTATCGAAGTGTTTAgagaatttgtaggaaatttgatgtgagtgattttttatgggtttttttattttttatttttcatatatttagcAAAAGCTCTTCAAATGTGGATGGGCTTTACACCTCACAAAGTGTATGCACCTTAATTGGGGTTTGAGCCAAGTGCCAGCCCTTTTAATTCCCAATGAGAGCACAAATAATCCACTTGGACAGCCCACTGAGCCCAGTAGAAGCATACCTATAGTAGCCCAAAGCCCAtaagcttcttctctcttcatgaatttctctctctatttcttatCCTACATTTTCACTTGTAAACACACAAAAAGCTTAACGCCCTCATTTATCTTCAGAATTACGGTGTGATCATATTAGTTTGAggtaattgaatttttaattattttttgtggcGTGACATGATTAACCATTATTGCAAAATTGAAGACAGAACCGTAAAAGAAACCGGTTCAAGGATTAGCCAGATTTATTCTAATTccgtttattaaattaatatctgTTCATTAAGCacatgattctcacatgttctAAAGATAAATGCCAACTTaataaacttaaaagaaaagaaatttccCCAAACCCaattaatgctctgtttgtttgagcgtaaaaatattttatgtattttttggtgtttgatgcaaccgaaaatgatagttaacgaaaattattttcagtttgattgtaaaagcctttttaatttttgggaaaCGATttactgtaaatcgttttctgaatttaaactcATTATTCTTGCAGGCATGTTTGTAGGAATCTGTTATTACCGGGCATTTGAGTTTGTTGGTAGTCTGAATCTACCGTCGAAGGTCCACGAATTTGGTATCTGATCGCTGGATTCCGCGCCGACAATCGCCGTTGGATTCTGGCAAAACATGCTGGAATCCAGCCGGTGTCAGAATATGGCACTGGTCTGCTGGATTCTAGTGACGTCCAGCATCGTCGCCGAATTACGACGACCAGATTCAGCCTAAATTGGCTGGAACCTTGCACAAATGGTCAGATTCAGCGAAAATGGCTTGAATCTGGCAATTGCTGTTGAATTCCCatcaaaatggccggaatccaaCAATAGTATTTGGAATCCAGTGAAAGTGGCTAAAATCCTGCTGGCCAGTGATGGAATCTCGTCACCAGTAATTTTTCACCTTTGATCATTTTTTCGTACAatccaaataccaaaaaatatttttaaaaaaatcattttttttaaaaaaaaaaaaatttcattaagaatattttacaacaaaaaaacattttacattgaAATCAACAAAGCGCTAAGAAAACATTATCACCTCATTCACCTTAAACCGGACTATCtcatggaaagaaagaaagaaaaaatgcgTATTTCGTTTTCTTTTATGTGTCATTTTGAGCATAAATCCATTGAATTGACTGGGCAACAAAGAAGCTCTTGCTACCAGCATATTATAATGACGATGGATTTGATTTGTTCTCCCccaaccctaaaaaataatatcaatttccGTTTAATCCTGATTGATATTCTCTATTATAATATTGCTCACCCCAACAAGTCTCGTTgtttaaggtttttattttgtcTACCGACACCATATATGTAATTTACACAAAAATACACTTATGTGGTCCGTTTATTTTCGATCTATAAATTTGGATATGCATGTTAGTTTCagataaattaaattgaaataatttattttaatccaatttgaccaacaaaaaaaaaaaactttgttcttAATTGGATTGAATTTGGAGATGATTTGGATCTTGGCCCGACATTAACAATATCCTAATCCATCATCTTCAAagacttaaataaaaaatttggtgcctcataatttttttttttaaaataaaaaattatatgtttggCGATGGGAGCACTTATGTTATGATGCATGCCTGCATTGCATGggttttataattaaaagtagATGGTGGGACAAGCTGTATCTTTCGATGCTGTCTCAAATGGGGATGTTTGGGTGAGTCGACTTAATCCATTGATCTTCACGTTGCAACTAATCCAATCCAATTACTCTAATCCAGCGGGACACCTTCCGATCCCAATTTAAATCATTTAGCTGGAGAGATTCTTAAGATTTTAAATTGCAATTAATACCTCTTTTTTTAATCCCATGGATAATaattccctttttattttatttttttattttttttattttttattttatctaaatCATTGCACGGGGGCTCAAAACTACCATACATTTAATAGTAAGGAATTGGTTATGATTTGAgatttttatttgtaataattTTCCTCGGTGATAATGAGTATGGGTCAATAATTCATATAATTCCAATATAATGTTATATGTTCATTCGGTCCTTTgaatcaaattccgttaaaaatgttgacagattctgttaggcgCTAATTTTAACAATATTTGACTCCATggagtaatttgtaaattatgcCAACCACATgtatctctgaattaattttaataccatagggagcgatttgtaattcaGGCCAACTACAGATACCAATAGTAcaattttctcttcattttttttttgaacaaatagcatgtgctattattaATACTGAAAAAGCCCGAAGACATACATCTTGAGAACAGAGGGACAAGACCCCCTACACTCTAAGCCAGAatgatctgacttaaaaaacagctgctTAGGTAGAAACACAAACCCTACAAGAACAACATTTGAGTCTCGATCTCTTTACAATAATGCACactctaaaaagaaaagagggctGATCTAGCTATAAGCCAACagatatttcaataaaatttgaacaaTACAAAAGCAGACTGTGacgagaaacaaaagaaaaacacaaaacaaacagAAGAACCCAATTTCAGCCAGTTGCAGGGACTGTCTTAGCCGAAAATCGACGCGTGTCTCCCAGAAGACGATGAACGTGCGTAGATCTAGCatcaaaattataaatgaagGTGAAAGTCTGGCCATGCACTCCGCCAACGACACAGACCAGATCAGCCTCTCCCCTACAAGTTGTCTTGAAGCTTCCTACctgaacaaaagaaaataaaacgaAAAGCAAACAAACATAAACCACCATAGCCTTGAGAGGGCTAGGGGAAGATCAACCATCACCGGATCTACTGAggggaacaaaactccacagcTTTAGTGGTTAGGAGAGACCTAACCTCCACTGGTTTACACCAGAGAGGGACAAAAAATACTCCATAGCCTTAAAAAGGCTAGGAGGTAACCACCACCGGAAGGAGGGAGGCATGAAACCTCCCTCCCCCGACACAATTTTCCCTTCATAAATTTCAATATAATGTTAtacatccattttttttctccaagCACACGTAAATGCATAAAGAGTATTATTAAGGTACGAcaactttcttttttcaatcCAATAATTCAAAAGGTTTTTTTAGCAAACTGATATGGTAgtctataattaataaaatcattaagcaaaaaaaattgacttgacaatttaattaattagtggatGACTTGTCAACCATTCACTCTTAATTGAGAGATGCCATTTCTCCAACTCCTATCCAATTCcaacaacattttttaaaatcaattattgaatttgtaggatcTACGTGTAtgaaaacagatccaatggtttgttttaaaaaatattggatGAGAGGTTGACAAGAGTTTGAGAAGTAGCAAGTCtcctcttaattattttatcaattataaaCTGTTGCATCAGTTCAAATGAAACCGTAGTAATTCACTTATATTTCATGTTTGAATAATAGCAACTCTTAGCGTTATACTTGTGatctttgattaatgaaatactcatatttttcgttaaaaaaataaaaaataaaaaataaaaaatagtaaccCTTAGCTGATATATTTTAGTATATTTGGTTCAACAGAGTTAATTCTTTTAAATGTAATCAGAGACCCAATCAATTGGATTAGCTTCAATTTGGACCAGCTAACCTAACCCACGGATTGATTACATTTTATTATAGTCGATATAAATTGAAAAGGTAATTTTTCATTCCTTGTGGATGTGGTACATGGTTATTGAATAATAATAGCGTGGTCCTTTTACATACAAGcaaaaattgtttaattgaTTCATATTGTTTgactttgtaacaaatatattcttttagttttaaaatAGATTTATAAATAGTTGTAGCATGCCTCTTTAACAAAATGATCATTTTATACAAAATCCAGCCATTTTTCTAACAATGTTAGGATGTTCCtatgaaattataaatttaccattaaatgaaaaattaaaaaattacacttttttttttttttgaacagataaCATGAGTTACCATATATTACTGAAGAACGCCCGAAGGCAATTACAGAGaatagaggtacaagacccATACACCATAAGCCAAAAAAATCTAACTTAAAATAGCTATCTAAACAACACACAAACATTACATAAACAACGTTTGAGCCgctctttacatttaagcacaatctaaacaaagaaaaagagggcAAATCTAACTACTAtgccaacaaatagtccagtaaCAATTGCGCATTACAAAGACAGACTGtgaacagaaaaacaaacaaaaaacccaaacagaaaCCAAACGAAACTGGCGTCGGGAAAAAGTTGTCACCGGCACCAGCACCAGCGCGTGTAAATTGTAAACACGCGCCTTCATCGGGGACCTCCCTCTGCAGTAGACGACCGCCAAAACCACCGATCTCCAACGATCTCCACTACAGAGAGGTGCGTGTTATGAAGGACCTAGCCGAAGAACACATATCTGACTCTAAAGAAGACATAAAAAATGCACAGTCAGAAAAATTTGCCGGAGACACACCAGAAAAGCTACTCCCCAACATAGACATCCTGTGTAGCCTTCTGCCAAGAAAACCAATAGAAAAAAGCacaaggaaaaactaaaaagcaACCTCCATAGCTCTAGAAGGACTAGGAGAACATCAACCACCACCAGATCTAGTCCGGGGAACAAAGCTCCCTAAAAGGGATATGAGATAAACCAAAGCaaataaaatagcaaaaaacataaaggaaatgagagaggagaggagggaagagaAGAGACCCTTCCCTCCTCCCTCACCGGCTGCACGAAGAAGACGGATAtcaggagagagaagagaggtttTGAGAGGGGGGGCGGCTGACCTAGAAATTACACTTACTCTTTCTCAAATTTACACCTAAATTGCAATTTctctcttaaactttaaaaagtttcaattaaACTCTCAAATTACCTAGCTCTTTCATTACTTTCTGTTAATCAAacagaaaatagataaaatggTCATTATTCCCTTAGAATTTATGTGAAAATACAATAACggtgttagattttttttttgttgctgaTACAATTATGTTGTTATacccttaaaataaataaataaataaataaaagattccCTTGCTAGACCATGGCCAAGCTAGGGAACCGACGGTCGTGGGTCTTTGGTTGTGGAGACCGAAAACTTGGTCGTGGGtttcttaagttttttattattattattattttattttcttcttaagtTACCATTTCTTAAAATTTCTGTCGGATTTTACAGAAAATCCTAATGATTATTGGGAGGGTTAATAAAAGTACCAGGTAGCATTTTTGGTGTAATTTTGGGGGTtccatatatttaattttttttcttaatttttaatttttttaattttttttttgtataaatttttgttattttatattttttttagtttttattttattttaataattttatgaagagtatttttgtcattagggggccGGGACAtcgacattttttgatagtttaggaagagacattgacacaattagtagtttgagagatacattgacaataaaatagtaatttgaaagagttatatgtactttttcatatgtcttttttctttttcttttttttttttttcaagcataTGTAAACATTTGCTGTTAAGGTACTAcaactttcttttttcaatcagtaattcaaaagttttttgtcaaaatgtcgtagtttataattaataaaataattaagcaaaaaaaaaattgatttgtcaatttaattaattagtggatAACTTGTCAACCATTCACTtttaattgagaaatgctatttctCCAACTCCTATCCAATTCCGACAAGCAACCCTTAGACGATATGTTTTAGCATATTTGGGTCAACAGAGTTAATTCTTTTAAATGTAATCAGAGACCTAATCAATTGGATTAGCTTCAATTTGGACCAGCTAACCTAACCCACGGATTGATTACATTTGATTATAGTCGATATAAATTGAAAAGGTAATTTTTCATTCCTTGTGGATGTGTCACATGGTTATTGAATAATAATAGCGTGGTCCTTTTACATACAAGcaaaaattgtttaattgaTTCATGTTGTTTgactttgtaacaaatatattcttttagttttaaaataaatttataaatagtTGTAGCATGCCTCTTTAACCAAATGATCATTTCATACAAATTTCAGCCATTTTTCTAATAATGTTAGGATGTTCTtatgaaatgaaataataaatttaccattaaatgaaaaatagaaaaattacactttatcaTTTCTCAAACTTACACCTAAATTGCAATTTCTCTCTTAAACtaactttaaaaagtttcaattgaACTCCCAAACTACCTAGCTCTTAAATTACTTTCTATTAATCTAACGAaaaatggattaaaaaaaataaaataaaattccctgGCCAGACCATGGCCAAGCTAGGGGACCCACGGTCGTGGGTCTTTAGGTTGTAGAGACCGAAAACTTGGTCGTgtctcttgggttttttttttcttcattttaagttattatttcttaaaaattttGTCGGATTTtacagaaaatcctaatggTTATTGGGAGGGTTAATAAAAGTGCCAGATAGTTTCACGAGTTAATTGCaacgttttaaagtttgggaGACATTAcattttttgtataattttgggGGTtccataaaaaattatttaaaaagagaaaaaatactGATTTGAGACGACGGTGATGGGCCGCTCCCTTTTGAACGATTCGAAGCGGCTTTGTGGAATGGTTCAACTACCTTGAACTTATTTCATGACTTTAACCGCCAAAGTTTTTGGTTCTAATTCTATACCTATAACCTACCCATCCCTTCCTATTGGTACTCTTTTCCCCTTTTGGTTAATCCAAATTAGGTTTGTTGCTTCCAATTGTATTGCtttctttaaataattttcagttaggAGGTCACCGAATATATTGACACTTCACCAATGGAATTGGAAGCAGATAAGGGGTATCATCTATAATTTATTCCTTCCAACGCAAGCAATTATATACATACGAATATATGCACAAACCCCTAACTGACCCACCAGGTCAAAAGTCTGCGCACCAACTGCATCATATCTCACCATCTTTGTACCTCCTTGGCCCGGGGACTCAACCCAAGCTAGACCCTAATCAAACCCACTCCATTCTGATTTGGCTCGGCTTGGCAGTTGGCTGAAGCTAGTGTTAGCTCTTATATAATTGCCATATAATTACATGCCGTAGTAGCAAAATTCAGCTCTGATCAGTACTTGTATTGCCATATCATTCAGCTATATAGCggtctactaaataatattattcaaacATGATATATGAGCATCAATCATGATCAACCGGGCGATgtgcaaaaattaaagaggtagGACCAATGTTtggattatataggtcaaccataatccgacccatttaattaaacgggtcaaaccccCCAACCCTAACTCTCTAAGTTTGTATTGGGTTTATTTCGGGTTCacaaatcatgtcaaaaattgactCATTATATCGCATGTTGAGTTCGAGTTGTATCGAAACATGAGTACAAGACTATATTAGTCAACCCtaacccaacccatttaattaaacgggtcaaactccTCAACATAATACTTTAATTTTCTGTTGAATTCAGATCATATTTGCatgttgtataaaaaattatcaaccctaTTTATAGCCTCCAATTGATGCTTCTTTCTGCTCATTACTATTGATATAGGGTGAAGGTGAACCGGCTTGGGTCTGTCCAATTTCTATTTAAGACCCCTTTCCTACATTTTCTTTCATTGTTATTATCATAAATTCCCTTGCAAGCTAAGGAAGACTCAGCGTCCCTTGCCACGTGAAACATAACAAAACACCAAATCGATAAGAAAAATGTCTAgggtactataatttttttttaatacgtcaattactaattaattacaCTAATAAGTTGAATTTCTTGCTTaattatttctcaaaatatgaaatcattttattttaatatcatGCTTCTATCTTAAGGGACCTAGAAAGCACATGAAAGATGTATTATTTTTCATGATTGAGCCGTATATAATATACCCACTTGGAAGAGGACGACGCAAGCAATCAATAGGAAGAACACTTTGCATCAGCAAGATAGGGAGTTATAGGCAAGCCACAAGCAAAGGCCTTCTGCAGTAATTATATAGAAAGGTGCTTTTTCCATGTCCTAGTAAGTAGGGATTTGAAGAATCACAAAAGACTAAACCCCCTGATCAATTAAGTCCAAACAGGGTCTTGGTAAAAACAATGCCAAACAAATCTGGTCATGCTGTTTTTGTTAGCTTTTAGTTGTTGGCCAATCCATTCATCCAAAGCACCAGCCCCCCCTAAAAACCTCCAACCTAACCTTGTGagttgtgagagagagagagacaaaaaaaGCCATTAATAAAGCTTTGAAAAAGAGGAGGGAGGAAATACCAATGCCTAAGCCTTGCAAACTACTCTAATATACACCCACCATTGCTGAAAACGCCCATTTCCCTCTCACTCTCAAATTCTCAATGGAAGAAACCCAGAAGTTTCCAATGGCAAAAACAGGCAAGATTATCAGAACCTCAATCTACACTTTCCTTCAAAGGTACCACTACTTCACCTCAACCGCTGCACTCCTTGCCTTCCCCTTCTCCGTTTCAGTTCTGCTCTCACAAGCCTATGTCCCCTCCTCTTCATCTCTTCTATTGACCATCTACAGCCGCCTCCGAAATCTCTTCGATGCAGCAGGCTTCCCTCCCTCTTCAGAGTTCTTCACCATTCTTAGCCAGAAGCTTTCCCAAACAATTTTTTCCTCCATCCTTACACTTCCTTTCACCCTCTCCTTCCTCCTCGCCACAAAAGCAGTTATAATTCAAGCTCTCAAGCAAAACAAACCACCTAATTCCCCgccttctttgttttcttcggTGCTAAACCTTTACAAGCCACTCTTGCTCACCTACTTGTGCAACTCGTTCTTGATCCTCTCCGCGAACGCAACcgtcttctctcttctcttcttcgcCTTTAATTGTCTCGAAGGAGTTGGCTTCTCTTCTCCCAACTGCATCCTCTTCCTGTCAGCTGCCGGGGCTGTGCTCTACTCCATAATTCTGGCCAACGCCCTCGTAGTATGCAGCTTGGCATTGGTTTTATCGGGCATGGAACAATGCGGTGGATACATGGCGATCCTCAAGGCTTGCGCTCTTATACGAGGAAGAACGTCGACGGCGCTATCCCTGGCATTGCCTGTCAACATGGCCCTGGCCGGTGTCGAAGCCTTGTTCCAATACCGGGTTGTGAGAGCTTATCATTTCGCTGGAAAGCTGGGAACATCCATGGCTTTGGAGGGGATTTTCATCGCTTACTTGTATTCGATTTTCATTGTTCTTGATACAGTCGTGATTTGCATGTTCTTCAAAAGCTGTAAGGCAGGATCTTGGATAGAGCAGGAAGGTAGGTACTCTTACCGGATTGAATTTGCGCAAGAGAGCGATGGCTACGTCCGTTTAAGGACTGCAGAAGAACTTGCATAAATTACATTGTGAAAACAAACAGGATAGTTGGCAATTCGTTTCTTGAATTTCACAGAATCGATTTTTCTGTTGCTTGAGGGGAAATCAGGCAAAGTATAGTACATAAAGACCCACATTGCGGGTGACCCCAACAAGGTGATAGCAAGAAggaatttctttttgttatattctcaaatttcagttttctgttttgtttctttCGTCCCATTTCACCATATGTACATTGGAAACCTTTACAGTGTGAATGATACAAAGGCATTGTTAATCTTCTATATGTGGGTTATTTGATGAAAATTAAAGCAGTCACCATCTATGTGaatcaaatacaaaattaaatgaatcatattagggttgacctatatagtcttatgtACATGCCTCGAcacaattcaaactcaaaacacaacATTTAGGTAGTTTTTAACACGACCCGTAAATTCGATACGAAATTAACAAGTTAGGGTTGAAAGgtctgacctgtttaattaactAAGTCTGATTAGGATTTACGTGTATAGTCTTGTAATCATGTCTCGACTTAACCCAATCTCGACTCACAATCATGAATTGCCACCCCTATGAATAGTAACAGTAAAATAGGGAATTAGGGAAATCAAGTAAAATGCACCAAAAAGTGAGCGAAAacttgatatttttctttgactttttcGTAGATCAAGCAATGATATTTTATGAGCCATCtactttcaaaatatatatatatatatatatatatatatgacccaTCTATAAGCAACCTAACCCTTTTGGTGTGGGGTGGTTTAGTAGCAA contains these protein-coding regions:
- the LOC133874659 gene encoding uncharacterized protein LOC133874659; its protein translation is MEETQKFPMAKTGKIIRTSIYTFLQRYHYFTSTAALLAFPFSVSVLLSQAYVPSSSSLLLTIYSRLRNLFDAAGFPPSSEFFTILSQKLSQTIFSSILTLPFTLSFLLATKAVIIQALKQNKPPNSPPSLFSSVLNLYKPLLLTYLCNSFLILSANATVFSLLFFAFNCLEGVGFSSPNCILFLSAAGAVLYSIILANALVVCSLALVLSGMEQCGGYMAILKACALIRGRTSTALSLALPVNMALAGVEALFQYRVVRAYHFAGKLGTSMALEGIFIAYLYSIFIVLDTVVICMFFKSCKAGSWIEQEGRYSYRIEFAQESDGYVRLRTAEELA